In Streptomyces sp. NBC_01571, the following proteins share a genomic window:
- a CDS encoding TnsA-like heteromeric transposase endonuclease subunit gives MSVTCSTSPQEPGKPPSTSWPSTRRPSSLPTRLWVHTSRRCERGSSKLSSQPFWLHWDDGRGRRRHAPDYFVRLAAGRARVVDVRAEDDMDDRTREAFAATERACEAVGWEFEWAGRPDPVFMANVRWLSRYRRARSGRPEAVAERLLEVFSEPRGLWEGSGRVGDRIQVLPVLFHLLWSGKLKADLSGGLLETGSLVWAKGRQRWAG, from the coding sequence ATGAGCGTGACGTGCTCGACCTCCCCTCAGGAACCCGGGAAGCCGCCCTCAACGAGTTGGCCTTCCACGCGTCGGCCCAGCTCCCTGCCGACGCGCCTTTGGGTGCACACGAGTCGCCGGTGCGAACGGGGGTCTTCGAAGTTATCGTCGCAGCCTTTCTGGCTGCACTGGGACGACGGCCGGGGACGGCGTCGTCACGCTCCGGACTACTTCGTCCGGCTGGCTGCGGGGCGGGCCCGGGTCGTGGACGTTCGTGCCGAGGACGACATGGATGATCGGACACGGGAGGCCTTCGCAGCGACCGAGCGTGCTTGTGAGGCCGTGGGCTGGGAGTTCGAGTGGGCCGGCCGTCCTGATCCGGTGTTCATGGCCAACGTCCGGTGGCTGTCGCGGTATCGCCGGGCACGCTCCGGTCGGCCGGAGGCTGTGGCTGAGCGCCTTCTGGAGGTGTTCAGCGAGCCGAGGGGCTTATGGGAGGGCAGCGGACGGGTCGGCGACCGGATCCAGGTTCTGCCGGTGCTGTTCCACCTGCTGTGGTCGGGGAAGTTGAAGGCGGATCTGTCGGGAGGGCTGTTGGAGACCGGGAG